In Arachis stenosperma cultivar V10309 chromosome 1, arast.V10309.gnm1.PFL2, whole genome shotgun sequence, one DNA window encodes the following:
- the LOC130934919 gene encoding uncharacterized mitochondrial protein AtMg00860-like produces the protein MCLNLATRKDHYPLPFIDQMLDRLSGIVLGHVVSYTGIYVDPAKVDIISGLPYPSSVREVRSFLGHAGFYRHFIKDFSKDALPLSRLLPKDVEFDLSEECMEAFDKLKSSLTQASIVRGPD, from the exons ATGTGCTTGAACTTGGCCACTCGCAAGGATCACTATCCACTACCATTCatcgatcaaatgcttgatcgctTGTccg GTATTGTTCTAGGTCATGTTGTTTCTTATACTGGTATATATGTTGATCCCGCCAAGGTTGATATTATTTCTGGTTTACCTTACCCTtcttctgtgagggaagtccgttctttTCTTGGTCATGCAGGTTTCTACCGGCATTTCATCAAGGACTTCAGTAAAGATGCACTACCACTTTCCCGTTTGTTGCCAAAAGATGTAGAGTTTGACTTAAGTGAAGAGTGTATGGAagcatttgataagctgaagagtTCCTTAACCCAAGCTTCTATTGTGAGAGGGCCTGATTAG
- the LOC130944232 gene encoding ABC transporter G family member 32 translates to MWNSADNAFARSSSFRKEGEDEEALRWAALERLPTYRRARRGIFKNLGGDKREVDVADLGAQEHRILLERLADALDDDPETFFQRMRNRFDAVDLEFPKIEVRFQNLTVETFVHVGSRALPTISNFICNMSEAFLRQMRILRRKRSKLTILADISGIIRPSRLTLLLGPPSSGKTTLLLALAGRLGPGLQMSGNITYNGHGLNEFVPQRTSAYVSQQDWHVAEMTVRETLQFAGRCQGVGFKFDMLLELARREKSAGIKPDVDLDIFMKSIALGGQETDLVVEYIIKILGLDICGDTLVGDEMLKGISGGQKKRLTTGELLIGPARVLYMDEISTGLDSATTYQIIRYLKHSTRALDTTTIISLLQPAPETYELFDDVILLCEGQIVYQGPRESALEFFKMMGFTCPERKNVADFLQEVTSKKDQEQYWSVLDQPYRYIPVGKFAEAFSLFREGKNLSEELSAPFDKRYNHPAALATCTYGATRLDLLRTNYQWQKLLMKRNSFIYVFKFVQLFLVALITMSVFFRTTMHHNTIDDGGLYLGSLYFSMVIILFNGFTEVSMLVAKLPVLYKHRDLHFYPSWAYTIPSWFLSIPTSLMEAGCWVAVSYYTIGYDPSVIRFFRQFLLYFFLHQMSLGLFRLIGSLGRNMIVANTFGSFAMLIVMALGGYIISRDRIPSWWIWGFWISPLMYAQNSASVNEFLGHSWDKTVQNQVTNYTLGKLVLKQRSLYQESYWYWIGLGAMVGYTILFNTLFTIFLAYLNPLGKQQAVVSKSELQEREKRRKGESVIVELREYLQHSASSGKHFKQRGMVLPFQPLSMAFSNINYYVDVPLELKQQGIQEERLQLLVNVTGAFRPGVLTALVGVSGAGKTTLMDVLAGRKTGGVIEGNIYISGYPKRQDSFARISGYCEQTDVHSPCLTVWESLLFSAWLRLSSDVDFETQKAFVEEVMELVELTPLKGALVGLPGIDGLSTEQRKRLTIAVELVANPSIVFMDEPTSGLDARAAAIVMRTVRNIVNTGRTIVCTIHQPSIDIFESFDELLFMKRGGELIYAGPLGPKSSELINYFEAVEGVSKIRSGYNPATWMLEVTSSTEENRLGVDFAEIYRRSSLYQYNKELVESLSRPSNNSKELHFPTKYCRSYFDQFLTCLWKQNLSYWRNPHYTAVRFFYTVIISLMLGTICWRFGAKREMQQDLFNAMGSMYSAILFIGITNGTAVQPVVSVERFVSYRERAAGMYSALPFAFAQVIIEFPYVFAQAMIYSTIFYSMASFVWSVDRFIWYLFFMYVTMLYFTFYGMMTTAVTPNHNVAAIIAAPFYMLWNLFSGFMIPHKRIPVWWRWYYWANPVAWSLYGLLTSQYGGDEKSVKLSNGNSMAISQVLRLVFGYRHDFLCVAAVMVAGFCVFFAIIFAFAIKSFNFQRR, encoded by the exons ATGTGGAACTCGGCAGATAATGCGTTTGCGAGATCATCGTCGTTTCGGAAGGAAGGGGAGGATGAGGAGGCACTGCGGTGGGCCGCGCTTGAGAGGCTCCCTACCTACAGGCGAGCACGGAGGGGGATCTTCAAGAATCTCGGTGGCGATAAGAGGGAGGTCGACGTCGCAGACCTTGGCGCGCAGGAGCATCGGATCCTTCTCGAGAGGCTAGCTGATGCACTTGACGACGATCCTGAAACGTTCTTTCAGCGAATGAGAAACCGATTCGACGC GGTAGATTTGGAGTTTCCAAAGATTGAAGTTCGATTTCAAAACTTGACGGTAGAGACTTTTGTCCATGTAGGAAGTAGAGCATTGCCTACAATTTCCAATTTCATTTGCAATATGAGTGAG GCTTTTTTACGGCAAATGAGGATATTAAGAAGGAAGAGAAGCAAATTGACCATTCTTGCCGATATTAGTGGGATTATAAGGCCTTCAAG ACTAACACTGCTGTTGGGTCCACCAAGCTCTGGAAAAACGACACTTCTATTAGCTCTTGCTGGTAGGCTGGGACCTGGTTTACAG ATGTCAGGGAACATTACGTACAATGGACATGGTTTGAATGAGTTTGTTCCTCAAAGAACGTCTGCTTATGTTAGTCAACAAGATTGGCACGTGGCAGAGATGACCGTGAGGGAAACTCTCCAGTTTGCAGGCCGCTGTCAAGGCGTTGGATTTAAATTTG ATATGCTACTAGAGCTTGCTAGGAGAGAAAAAAGTGCTGGAATAAAACCAGATGTTGATCTTGATATCTTCATGAAA tCAATTGCTCTTGGAGGACAGGAAACAGATCTTGTGGTAGAGTACATCATAAAG ATATTAGGTTTAGACATATGTGGAGACACATTGGTGGGCGATGAAATGCTCAAGGGCATCTCAGGAGGACAAAAGAAGCGACTTACAACAG GAGAGTTACTAATTGGTCCAGCAAGAGTTCTGTACATGGACGAGATATCAACTGGCCTCGATAGTGCAACCACTTACCAAATCATTAGATATCTTAAACATTCTACCCGTGCACTTGATACAACCACTATCATATCTCTTCTTCAACCAGCTCCTGAGACCtatgaattgtttgatgatGTCATTCTATTGTGCGAGGGTCAGATTGTTTATCAAGGGCCCCGTGAATCTGCTcttgaatttttcaaaatgatgGGGTTCACTTGTCCTGAGAGAAAGAATGTAGCAGATTTCTTACAAGAA GTTACGTCAAAGAAGGACCAGGAGCAGTACTGGTCCGTTCTCGACCAGCCTTATCGGTACATACCAGTTGGCAAGTTTGCCGAAGCGTTTTCATTGTTTCGCGAAGGAAAGAACTTATCAGAGGAACTAAGTGCTCCTTTCGATAAACGCTACAATCATCCCGCAGCCTTGGCTACTTGTACCTATGGTGCCACGAGGCTTGACCTTCTCAGGACAAATTACCAGTGGCAGAAGCTTCTTATGAAACGGAATTCATTCATTTATGTTTTCAAATTTGTTCAG CTGTTTTTGGTTGCTTTAATCACAATGAGTGTATTTTTCCGGACAACGATGCACCATAATACAATTGACGACGGGGGATTATATCTTGGTTCACTGTACTTTTCTATGGTTATTATTCTCTTCAATGGTTTTACGGAAGTGTCAATGTTGGTTGCAAAGCTTCCAGTTCTGTACAAGCATAGAGATTTGCACTTCTATCCTAGCTGGGCATATACAATCCCTTCTTGGTTCCTTAGCATCCCAACTTCTCTCATGGAAGCTGGTTGCTGGGTTGCTGTCTCTTACTATACAATTGGATATGATCCTTCAGTTATCAG ATTTTTTCGGCAATTCTtgctttatttctttctgcacCAGATGTCTCTAGGCCTATTTCGTCTGATAGGATCCTTGGGGCGGAACATGATAGTGGCCAATACTTTTGGATCCTTTGCCATGTTGATTGTGATGGCTCTTGGCGGATACATCATTTCAAGAG ATCGCATTCCAAGTTGGTGGATATGGGGTTTTTGGATTTCTCCTTTAATGTATGCACAAAATTCGGCTTCTGTAAATGAGTTCCTTGGGCACTCCTGGGATAAG ACAGTACAAAATCAGGTCACCAACTATACCTTGGGTAAGCTAGTGTTGAAACAGAGAAGTTTGTATCAAGAGAGCTATTGGTATTGGATTGGTCTTGGAGCAATGGTTGGATATACAATTTTGTTCAACACATTATTTACTATCTTCTTAGCTTACCTTAATC CTTTGGGAAAACAACAAGCTGTAGTTTCAAAGAGTGAGCTacaagaaagagaaaagagaaggaaaggTGAAAGCGTTATTGTTGAGTTGAGAGAATACTTGCAGCATTCAGCATCCAGTG GAAAGCATTTCAAACAAAGAGGAATGGTTCTCCCATTTCAACCTCTTTCCATGGCTTTCAGCAATATCAATTACTATGTGGATGTCCCTTTG GAATTGAAACAACAAGGGATACAAGAAGAAAGGCTGCAGCTGCTTGTTAATGTTACTGGAGCTTTTAGGCCTGGAGTGTTGACAGCATTGGTTGGAGTAAGTGGGGCTGGAAAAACCACGCTAATGGATGTCTTGGCTGGAAGAAAAACTGGAGGTGTTATAGAAGGGAACATATACATATCTGGTTATCCCAAAAGGCAAGACAGTTTTGCAAGAATTTCTGGTTATTGTGAGCAGACAGATGTTCATTCCCCTTGCTTGACTGTCTGGGAGTCATTATTGTTCTCTGCTTGGCTCCGGTTATCTTCAGATGTTGACTTTGAAACACAAAAG GCCTTTGTTGAGGAGGTAATGGAGCTTGTGGAGCTCACTCCATTGAAAGGGGCACTAGTTGGTCTACCTGGAATTGATGGCTTGTCAACAGAACAACGAAAAAGATTAACAATAGCAGTTGAACTGGTTGCAAACCCATCTATAGTTTTCATGGATGAGCCCACTTCTGGATTGGATGCCAGGGCTGCAGCCATTGTAATGAGAACTGTTAGGAATATAGTGAATACTGGCCGAACCATCGTCTGCACAATCCATCAGCCTAGCATAGACATATTCGAATCGTTTGATGAG CTTCTGTTTATGAAGCGTGGAGGAGAGCTCATATATGCTGGTCCACTTGGCCCTAAATCTAGTGAACTTATCAATTATTTCGAG GCAGTGGAAGGGGTTTCAAAGATCAGGTCCGGATATAACCCTGCAACATGGATGTTGGAGGTTACTTCTTCAACAGAAGAAAACCGTTTGGGAGTGGACTTTGCAGAAATATACCGAAGATCAAGTTTATACCA GTATAATAAAGAATTGGTTGAAAGCTTGAGCAGGCCGAGCAATAATTCAAAAGAGTTGCATTTTCCAACCAAGTATTGTCGGTCGTATTTTGATCAGTTTCTAACTTGTCTTTGGAAGCAAAATCTTTCTTACTGGCGTAACCCACACTACACTGCTGTTCGCTTCTTTTACACTGTCATCATCTCCTTGATGCTTGGGACAATATGCTGGAGATTTGGTGCTAAAAG AGAGATGCAGCAAGATCTATTCAATGCCATGGGATCCATGTATTCTGCAATCCTCTTCATCGGCATAACAAATGGCACAGCCGTTCAACCTGTTGTTTCGGTCGAAAGATTTGTTTCATATAGAGAAAGAGCTGCTGGGATGTATTCGGCCTTACCATTTGCTTTTGCTCAG GTTATTATTGAGTTTCCTTATGTGTTCGCACAGGCTATGATATACTCCACAATTTTCTATTCTATGGCTTCCTTTGTCTGGAGTGTTGATAGGTTCATATGGTACTTGTTCTTCATGTATGTTACTATGCTGTATTTTACCTTCTATGGAATGATGACAACGGCTGTCACACCAAACCATAATGTTGCTGCCATTATCGCTGCTCCATTTTACATGTTATGGAACCTTTTCAGTGGTTTTATGATTCCTCACAAG AGAATCCCTGTTTGGTGGAGATGGTATTACTGGGCAAACCCTGTAGCCTGGAGTCTTTATGGTCTCCTGACTTCACAGTATGGTGGTGATGAAAAATCTGTGAAGCTATCCAATGGGAATTCCATGGCTATTTCGCAAGTACTCAGATTGGTGTTTGGGTACAGGCATGATTTCTTGTGCGTTGCCGCTGTTATGGTTGCTGGCTTCTGCGTATTTTTTGCAATAATATTTGCCTTTGCAATTAAATCCTTCAATTTCCAAAGGAGATGA